DNA sequence from the Alosa alosa isolate M-15738 ecotype Scorff River chromosome 2, AALO_Geno_1.1, whole genome shotgun sequence genome:
CAAGAATGTTAGGTCtaccattacattacatttggctgacgcatttttaaccaaagcgactaacaacatggtaaacagtgaCCAAACTGAGTAATGCACATTAGGTCTACTGACCAAACCCAGTAATGCACACAAGAATGTCTACTGaccaaggatacaaggaagtttattgtcacatgcatatagttactggaagtaagaaatgcagtaaaattatgtctggtgtcagcctatttgtgcatttatgggggggggggtaaaaagtgctgtagaagaggggtttagtagattaagtggcaagggctgcataagaaaggtgggggaggattgggattgggggggggggcaccaacaaggagcacccaagagcaacaggggcaaggaaaaactcccttaccaaggaagaaaccttgggcagatccacggctcaaacCCAAACCCAGTAACGGACATTAGGTCCACTGACCAAACCCAGTAACACACATAAGAATGTTAGGTCTACTGACCAAACCCAGTAACCCACACAAGACTAGCTCAACTTAAAACCATGCAGTACGGTAACCCCCCCCATTACCCAGGATCAGAGCTTTATAGAGGTCCATGTGCCCTCTACCTCTCCTGGCCACAGTGTTGTAAATGACCTCCATGTGCCCTTTGCCTCTCCTGGACACAGTGTTGTAAATGACCTTCATgtgccctctgcctctcctggcCACAGTGTTGTAAATGACCTCCATgtgccctctgcctctcctggcCACAGTGTTGTAAATGACCTCCATGTGCCCTCTGCCTCTGCTGCCCACAGTGTTGTAAATGACCTCCATGTGCCCTCTGCCTCTGCTGCCCACAGTGTTGTAAATGACCTCCATGTGCCCTCTGCTGGACACAGTGTTGTAAATGACCTCCATgtgccctctgcctctcctggcCACAGTGTTGTAAATGACCTCCATgtgccctctgcctctcctggcCACAGTGTTGTAAATTACCTCCATgtgccctctgcctctcctggcCACAGTGTTGTAAATGACCTCCATGTGCCCTCTGCCTCTGCTGCCCACAGTGTTGTAAATGACCTCCATGTGCCCTCTGCCTCTGCTGCCCACAGTGTTGTAAATGACCTCCATGTGCCCTCTGCCTCTGCTGCCCACAGTGTTGTAAATGACCTCCATGTGCCCTCTGCTGGCCACAGTGTTGTAAATGACCTCCATgtgccctctgcctctcctggcCACAGTGTTGTAAATGACCTCCATGTGCCCTCTGCCTCTGCTGCCCACAGTGTTGTAAATGACCTCCATGTGCCCTCTGCCTCTGCTGCCCACAGTGTTGTAAATGACCTCCATGTGCCCTCTGCCTCTGCTGCCCACAGTGTTGTAAATGACCTCCATGTGCCCTCTGCTGGCCACAGTGTTGTAAATGACCTCCATgtgccctctgcctctcctggcCACAGTGTTGTAAATGACCTCCATgtgccctctgcctctcctggcCACAGTGTTGTAAATGACCTCCATGTGCCCTCTGCTGCCCACAGTGTTGTAAATGACCTCCATGTGCCCTCTGCCTCTGCTGCCCACAGTGTTGTAAATGACCTCCATgtgccctctgcctctcctggcCACAGTGTTGTAAATGACCTCCATGTGCCCTCTGCTGCCCACAGTGTTGTAAATGACCTCCATGTGCCCTCTGCTGCCCACAGTGTTGTAAATGACCTCCATgtgccctctgcctctcctggcCACAGTGTTGTAAATGACCTCCATGTGCCCTCTGCTGCCCACAGTGTTGTAAATGACCTCCATgtgccctctgcctctcctggcCACAGTGTTGTAAATGACCTCCATGTGCCCTCTGCTGGCCACAGTGTTGTAAATGACCTCCATGTGCCCTCTGCCTCTGCTGCCCACAGTGTTGTAAATGACCTCCATgtgccctctgcctctcctggcCACAGTGTTGTAAATGACCTCCATgtgccctctgcctctcctggcCACAGTGTTGTAAATGACCTCCATGTGCCCTCTGCTGCCCACAGTGTTGTAAATGACCTCCATGTGCCCTCTGCCTCTGCTGCCCACAGTGTTGTAAATGACCTCCATgtgccctctgcctctcctggcCACAGTGTTGTAAATGACCTCCATGTGCCCTCTGCTGCCCACAGTGTTGTAAATGACCTCCATGTGCCCTCTGCCTCTGCTGCCCACAGTGTTGTAAATGACCTCCATGTGCCCTCTGCCTCTGCTGCCCACAGTGTTGTAAATGACCTCCATGTGCCCTCTGCTGCCCACAGTGTTGTAAATGACCTCCATGTGCCCTCTGCTGGCCACAGTGTTGTAAATGACCTCCATGTGCCCTCTGCCTCTGCTGCCCACAGTGTTGTAAATGACCTCCATGTGCCCTCTGCTGCCCACAGTGTTGTAAATGACCTCCATGTGCCCTCTGCCTCTGCTGCCCACAGTGTTGTAAATGACCTCCATGTGCCCTCTGCCTCTGCTGCCCACAGGGGTCCCTGTGCTGCACATGATCGCTACGCCCTTCCCTCCCTTCATGCACACCGTCGAGGACACCGCCGGGCACATCCACATCCAGACGGTGGAGAATCTGACCAAGGTCCTGGCCGTGTTTCTGTCGGAATATCTGGGCCTTTAAACGTTCCGTGGCCTCTGCTTCAGCACTTTACGTCGTCGGGATGAAGATGATggatgagagggaggaagaggagcagatcTGATATGAAATCTGTCAGCAAATGAACTCATATCATTGCATTGCAAGGGCATCATGTTGCAATATGCATTGAGTTTATGACAATAATTTAATTACAGCCTCTATCCACCTTTGTTATGTGCCTTTGAAGCATATACTATGTATGATTTGGACAGGGTGTTGCCTTCTTGTTTTGGAGAAGCAATGACATCAGTtctagtgtgtatatgtgccaaGCCATGGACTGCACCTCAGCTTCAGCTTCATGTTGAGATAAAAAGCCAAATATGATCGAAAGAAAGGAAAGTAGGAAATGCCAAAAGGCATCCAGCgttgttaaaggtgctctaagtcaTGATATGAGGTttttaagctaaaacatttttttatcacgtacagcaaacatctcctcacgatccgctagctgcctgtttCCTGAACACACGGTAAACAAATGTtgtctctgtagacagcccaggctccagaAACGGCAATaaaaacagcctggtccagcctggaccatgaaacataacaaactgttccagccaatcatcGACGTTCATGTTCGTTTCAATAGCACGGGAGGGAGAGGGCGGGAGgggtgagctagctctctggtttgtagtgacgttacccagcttTGCTTAGAGAGGGCGGAAGgggtgagctagctctctggtttgtagtgacgttacccagcttTGCTTAGAGAGGGCGGGAGgggtgagctagctctctggtTTGTTTGAaggtcaacagaagtgacgttacccagcttTGCTTAGAGAACCTCTAACTTGAAGCCATGGTTATGTGAGCATGTGTTGAAGTGCAATAACATAGTTATTAACATAGTGATGCAATAATGTAAATAATTTAGCTATGATACAGCATTCGGGTCCTCTGTATACAGCTCAGGAGTGACTGCAAACATCAAATATCTCAACAGGATGGTGCCAGCCTACTATATACGCTCACACATATGAAATATATCTATTGGATTAATAAAGCCCGGAGCAGGCCAGTAAGGCCAGGTAGGCCATATGCAACAAAGTCTTCGTCTGGTCAGCGGCACGCATGTGTAGTGGCACAAATGCCCTCTGGTGTTCTTACTAGATTTGAGATGACCTGCTGTATGTGTGGCGAGGGGGTCACTGGTCAGTTGTGACCATGGTGATTATATACAGTTGCACTGATTGCACTGATATTGTGAGGTTAAACCAGTGTATTGCAATATCACAGCACTTTTATGAATAAAATTGAAAACTAAAAATTATTAGTTCATAACTATTCTTACAAGACCATGcattctatgtgtatgtgtgtgtgtgtgggaggagggagTATTAGTTCATAACTATTCTTCCAAGACCATGCATtccatgtgcatgtatgtgtggagAAAACAAGTATTAGTTCATAATTATTCTTCCAAGACCATGcattccatgtgtatgtgtgtgtggggaaaaaaAGTATTAGTTCATAATTATTCTTCCAAGACCATGCATTCCATGTGtatctgggggggggggctagatTTGATCCATAAGATTTATATAAATATAGGCCTGTCTTATGTGGCTGGAAGTAGCCGGATTTCAATGTCTGTGGAAATCCTTAGAAAAAGGGTGTTGAAACCAGAACTGTAGTCAAGACCACCACCTGTGTTGAGTCCAAGAGCTGGACTAGTCGAGACCAAGTCAAAAGAGGTTTGAGTCCAAGACCAGGCCGAGTCCAAGTAAAGGCCGAGTCGAAAATAAGAGACAGAGTTGAGACTGGGAATAATATTCTCTTTACACCACTTACTTATCTGGGCCATTCTACCCAATTTGTGCAAATTGCTTTTTACTTATAAAGCATTTATATTGGAAAATGTTACATATTTATGAAGAATGTTTTAGACCCTGTTCAGACTGCAGGCAAAAGTGGCCCAAATCTGATTGTGACCAGGTCAGACTTCTTCAGAAGTAGTGTGAACACTCAAATCTTGTCCAGATCTGATTTGTTCAAATCAGATTTAGACCACTTCCATATGTGGTCCTGAATCAGACCCAGGTCTGAGTTTTTCAGTGTGAACATCCAAGGTGGATTTGATGTGACTTTTACGTCAATCTACATCGACATTTGTCACAATTAAACGCTGCGGGAGTTAGCACAATCTACATCGACATTTGTCACAATTAAACGCTGCGGGAGTTAGCACAATCTACATCGACATTTGTCACAATTAAACGCTGCGGGAGTTAGCTgatgtcattgttattgttcttTTGCGCATGCGGGTCAGTTCGAAAACCGCAAACAGTTCACACTGAAATCTGATTAGAGGTCAAATGAGCCATTgaaattaggggtttgcacggacaACACGTTCTGGCGGTAATCCAGCTGCATGGCCATGTTggactaacctgaccctagccagatgaatttcgttccgctatagctccgcctagcttcactcacatccatctgggacctcttccattgagagtgatttctgcaaccgactttatggttcagccaatcaggacgcagggcgggagtttcatagatgtgacatagcgtagaagcgaccgtgagactgttataagcgtcacgggttggcttcgatgtgagtggttgaagtagcacgtcaatagatgacggacaagtggcttactcaatcatatgcaagcattttttgattaggcccagccttctgaagcaacacttcaatggatcggttccagatggatgagtggagctaggcggagcgaaattcatctggcgagggtcaggttaaTATAGTAGAccatctggcgagggtcaggttacTATAGTAGAccatctggcgagggtcaggttaaTGATGGAGGCACTTCGCGTAAAGAACTGAATGAagcacaatggagtattatgcacgcTGGATACCTTATTAGGCCAGTCAATCTAgcccaaaaagacaaaaaaattgcaacagaaatgtcTCATAGTTTTTTATTGGTCCTAATACCCTCCTGAATCATATACTAAAAGTCTACCGCCGTAGATAGATGCTCACCATATATTTTTTCGAGACTAAAGGCCAAAGTTGTGCCAAACACTCTACATCTGTCTCTTGAGTTGTGGTTTTGGGTACGTACTGTCTGTTTACAGATTTCAAAATCAATGACTTGTCTGTTTATAGTGGTTTCTGCTGAAAAAATGTATTCCCTTTCATTATAATCTTTAAAGGGTGTTTTCTCAAAATTAGGTTTCTGTACACTGTGGAGGAGAAATATCCACTTCAGTAACACCAACATAAACTATTCATTACAGATTTCCTCCTATCTATATTTTGTGTTTGATTAGGGAGGAGTTATGTTGATATATTTTCAATAGCCTGATATTTTCTACATTTTATACCAAAACATCTGACTCTAAATAATAttgtatctccaatatggcgacgTCCCTATCTGAcgacacgccgtgcaaacctAATATAGACCACATTTTAAAAGGTAATGTGAACAGCCAGCCGGATCTGAGCAAAATATCCGAATTGAGCATTAAGACTTGCAGTGTGAACAAATCATGTGAATGAAAAGTTTTTGGGGGAAAACATACTTTTTCCAAAATGTTCCAAACTCTGAATTTGCACAAATTCGGTAGAATGTACcatctttgtgtaggctacaatttaCTAAATTACAAAAATATTGGGCGAGAGATAGGTCCAAGACCAAATGCAGCAAGTCAAGAGATGTCTCGAGTCCGGATTTGACCAAGTACCTGGTTAAAACACATCCACGACACTAGAGGGCAATGTAGATTTGAACATTCATTTTGACCCAACTGGCGCTATGATGTAAGCCCGTTTACGGGTGTATGTGAGGGACATCTAAACATAAGGTCATGCTGCCAGAATGAGAGAGACCGAAGCTAACTACTGACATGGGTCTTGGAATTGCACCAACATGAATGGTAAAAGCAGCAGAACGATGTCAATGCGATTGATAGCGATAAACAGGTGATGCAATGTTATTTATGATTACTAAGTCATCTCGACGTTCGCCATTTGTagacaaatgtaatgtaatgaaagtTGGCCAGTTGATTTCAGGCAGGAAGGAATTGATGCCAGCGCATGGTGCCAATGCAAAAGCGTTGATCAGCCTACTGTACTAACGTAACAGAATTGCCAGACCACCCTGAACTTCGAACCAGTTAACGTCATAGCTTTTCATATGCGTAGCCTACTAAATAGTTATTTTTGACCAGTGCTCTTTGTTAGTGAGTCTGAATGACAAGCGGCACTTTTGTTAGACGCGGTGCTAATCATTGGGCtgcatttgtgtttgcattCACCGAATACCTGTGCACTTACTTGTTTGCAGGAGCAACATCTATCTCTGTTGATTGGACCTAAATATCTACACTGATTGCAGAGCTACTTTCCACTGGCCGCCTTGCTGATGCACAATGATCCGCTACAGCAAATTACAGAAGCAAGTTCTGGCATTGTATCGAGAGTTCATGCGCGCTGGAAGGGACAAACCTGGATTCATTCCTCGGATTCGAGATGAATTCCGAGAGAATGCTCGTATTAAGAAGACCGACGTCATGCACATAGAATACTTATATCGGCGCGGACAACGACAGCTCGAACAGCTCAAAGATGTGAACACCAAACAGCTGGGGTCTTTCTCCGGGAGCAAAGAAAACAGATGATGCCAAGTAAAGGCCAAGTGCTGATATCTGTCATGTATTATCGATAATAGGATTCAGTTCATGTAATAGTTTTCCAGGCCTCATGGATCTCCTCTGGACATCATTGTGTAAGGTCATATATATTGTCAGAAGGCTGTCGAAGCCTGTTGTTTGAGCAGATGGCTCAAAGATCAGAACCTGTTGCGGCACAAGGTTCAATACCTGGATGAACACTGTTGTGAAGGACACTGTCTACATTACTGATTGTGTaatgtatttaaaaataaataataaaacaaacacTACTTTTCTACACCATTGATAATTTGGGCCTACTGGTtgtaaccatagactgtatatatacagtctatagTTGTAACAGTCACAAATCTGGTTAATATTTTATGACCAAAAGATCACATCCACTTGacacaaaacaaatattgtaaaACAATATAATGTACATAGAGGTAAGTACCTATGAATACATATATATAGCTATTGCACATCCTTGAGTTGAATTATGTAAGGTTCAAATTTGACATAACTACCAGGGGGGAAGTTGAGCAAGCATGGTGAATGCGCTGCAGCCGGCAGGGGGCAGTAGTTCTGTAAGACGGAGAAAAAACCCAAACAGGAAATAAACAGAACGGTGGACATTCTCTGACTACCTTGCTAGCTGAGACGGTGGGCGAGGCTGGTACATTTGTGATTAAATATAGACTAGAAGAAAGCAGTTAGCAGGATATTTAGTGCACAAAGATTATACCATGGCAGCTCCAGGAAATGCTGCGGGCGAGATGACCAATGCCCAGCTAATTCAACAAGTGAGTAACGTTAACTAGCGATAGCAGCGAAGGTTAGCCAGTTAGGCTAATAGAAATATGATTAATTATGATAAAGATATGACTACTCAAATTAATTATATTGGGCTTATATACAAGATATGTATTACCTTGTATTTAATGTAGACACTGtcaacattatttatttattttgcgcGAAGCAACGTTAGTGGAAGTTGGACGTCTTGTTAACTAACCTTATTTCCTAATAGGGGATGAACATATTGACTATGTAGTCAAATTGTTGATCAAAAACACCCTTTATTATAATGGATCAATATATGATCCATACGTGATAACATGTGTTTTGACCATCTCATTTGAACAGTTGGCATTGCTGAACTGGCTGAAGTCTGATACTACTCAGAGTAAAGACATACTGACTGCCATCACCCAACTGCAAGTAGGACGGGAGATTTTCAACAGATTGACTGGACAGGGGAAAGTAGAGGCTTACAAGGTGAACGCTATTTTCAGTTTGGTTGACATTTCGAATATCTAGTTACAGTATATAGTGGGTACGTATCAAATTAATTGTTCCATTTCGGTTCGTTTTCTTAGATGAATGGGGTGGGGTAAAAATCAACATGAAATATCCTCCAGCTGCTCATATCAGCCTACTGGCACCAAATGCAGTTAGAACCAAGTTATTCACCGAGCCATTCAGATTTCCAGAGCATCACTCTCCCTCCACCCGCATGTCTAGAGAGCTCTTTATAGTGCATTAAACAGTGAGGGCATTCCATCAGAATAGGCTTTTAACAGGAGGGTTCCAGTGCTCTTAAAGGGACGCTAAGCTAAGACTCCATGCACCTTGTTGTACATGGCTTCAAATCCTTTGTCATGGGCATTTTTCTTTTCAGGTACAGTGCACAGATATTGTGATGTTTCACAGACGACTGTCTTGA
Encoded proteins:
- the LOC125309841 gene encoding uncharacterized protein LOC125309841, producing the protein MAAPGNAAGEMTNAQLIQQLALLNWLKSDTTQSKDILTAITQLQVGREIFNRLTGQGKVEAYKKECILQIADYVQKNPSASQRQLNTEVEKQVLLFAARVQALDSGSLL